In Dermacentor variabilis isolate Ectoservices chromosome 1, ASM5094787v1, whole genome shotgun sequence, the genomic stretch TATCGGATGAAAGCTGTCGCcaccttataaaaaaaaaagaacttagatTGCAGCAAATAAAAAAGTACCAGATCTAGCCCTCCTACACTAACTGCCCTGAATTGACCATGACCATGTAAGTGCGAAAAAAAATCTAGCAAGACCATTGGCTTTACGCAGTGTAGAACTTGAAGCAATAGTTTTTTGCTGCCAAAACCATATTGCAGGCTTCTCTTCTGGTAAAGACTGAACAATGATTTGGGACATATGTCTGGGCATGGCACCAAAGGGCTGGAACACGTGCTCTCTAATATGTGCACTTGAATGGTAGTCATGCAGTGGAACACCAAGAGAGTATTTAGGCCATTCAATGCCAGCATTTTGTATTTACAATGCAAACCACAGGCTTGAACGCTCGGAATTCATTAGTGCACCAGAGATGGTAccaaattcctctattttgaAAACATTTATCACTACTGGGAAGAACACAATACCATCCACCCGGACAACGCTTTAACATCACTACCCTAGGAATTGACACCATAAATGACCATTACTGCAGCACAATATGCTCAAGCAGAACAAATCCCATGTACAGAGTAAAAAGGGAGACAAAAGGAAAGTCTTGCTTCACAGAAGAGTGGATAGCCGAGACGATGATGAAGTGGCAAGAGCCGCAATGGCTTGCAAGGAAACCACTGCAGTGTGCACTGCTGCACACAAAGCAATCATAAACCAGCAAGGTggaggaaaaacaaacaaaactggCAGGACAAAGCAAAACACAGGAGCTAGAATATGGGGTAAAGCAGTGCACTTACATACAAAGCCCAAGTTCAGGTGAACTGTGATTCACACATTGTTCATGCTCTTCAAATTCCAGTGTGAGTGATGCTGCGAGAAATTTGCTAGCTGTCACTGCTTCATGTATTGCACAAAACTGCAACGTTTATTTTAGCTTGAGTCTGCTAGTACAAAGGACCAAGAACAGCAGGGTacgctttttttttgtactccAAATGGAGAATGGTGTCAGTTTTTTCTGAAACAGCACAATGCCACCAAATGCACTGTGAATGCAGCTCACAAGTAGCAACTGCTTTAAGATCTTAATGTGGGTGAGCTGTTTAATTATTGTGGTCTCGCATGTGATGCTAGCATAAATAAAGTGAAACATTTCTATCATATCTTAATGTAACTCTATTCCATGCCACCACAAAGTATTTTGTACTTCTTAGAAGCGAAGTTTCATACTGACATGAGCACACAAAGATGAATGAAGCACAGAAGCTTCTGACAATTGGTTTTTATTAAACGCACATTACTTTCAAGAAATACAAAACTATAACTTCTTTTCCTTGCTTGGTTTACAGATCTGTGCTACTGCAGCACCAACTACCTTGATTGATGTCTGAAGGCCAATTAATCTGTGTTAAGTCATATAATCACATTTGTGTTGAGAATAGATGCACTTTGTCAAGTCGTCCTATCTACACTATGCTGGTTCAGAATAACAAATTTCTTTCGCTTCTGTTTCACTGCCCCCATCATCTTCCTTGTTGCATTTAGCTGCACAtagcctttttttctttccccttttgAAAGAGGATCACCTCAGAAATAAAAGTACAAGATCAAGCAGGTGTCTGCACAAGCTTCATCGTTAAAACTGCTTTATTTACAGAAACTGTAATCTGCTCAACTACACAAAATTGCCCATAGTCTAGTAAATCTACATTCAACATGCAACAGGTTCAACAACTCTACAATTAGGGACTTCAAAATCTGAGCCAATGTCACAGAAGCATGTCTTCAGGATTGACTTTGTATCGATGGTAGTGCCCATCAATGCTGGTAGTTAAAAACAGGTTGGAGCGAAACGCACCCTCTTGGACTTCATACTAAGGGCCAATAGCAACACAACCAGCAAGGTTTTTTAGAGCATGGCTTACAAACAAGAAAATGGctataaaaagtaaaaaaatacacCCTAGACAAAACATATAGACATATGCATTCACTACCAACACAGCCAGAGCACAGAAGCTCCCATGACCCCATGTCTGCATGTGAGCTATTCTGCAGAAAGTAAAATTGCATCATATGGGGCTGCAAGAATTATTAGCAAAGATTACCTTGCCACAGTCACATAAAGCTTGCAGAAGACTGACTATTAAAACAGCCCCAAACAGCTTGGCAGCAGGTGCCAAATCTTGCCTCCAACAAGAGTACTACCGATGAATCTAAAAAATTGCCAGTTCTTGTCTACTTTTGCTTTCACAATTCAGCGCTACCAAAACCagtgcacattggcatagctGCCTGCATACACTCTGTGTCATGATTGAAGGCCACATGCTTAGGCACTGACACAAGGCAGTGTGTTCTTAAGGCAGTAATTTGCCTACAATTACTCCCTTCAACGAGTTGCAGCACTGTGAACAAAGCGAACAACACATTACTACCAGTAATCAGAAAGTATTTTCCCTGCTTTTTGAACACACGCAGTAACTGCTGCTATGACAGTGTAACCTGAGACACAGGTGCCATCCATATGTGACCCAAGACGAGGTCCCTAAATGCCAACATGAGGATGGCCTTAAGATCTCTGTGGTTTCAAGACACATGCATTAAATATTGCAGGGAGTCTTAAACAAAGTAGGCAGAAATCTTGACAAACAGACTTCTTAAACACATCTCATCGGGGCAACATCTTACTGGTACCAAAGCCCACTCATGCCAGCATTGACAGGCACCAGCAAGAACTTAACTCAAGCTGGTAGAGGTGCATGTTTCCAATGGGAAGATGGCAACACATCTCCCTAGCAGCGCGGTGAGGTTGGTGATGCTGAGAAATCCTCTTCCGCAGGAGTGTCAAGGAATTCTAGGTACTCCATGCCGATGGCAAGAAAGCAAGCCGAAGTGGAGGCAGCAAAGAGGGAGCGCACAAGGTTGGAGTTAGGCAGGAGTGACTTCGTGACAGCCCAAAGAAGCACCGAGCCAAAGTTGAAGAGAACCGCTTGGTAGGCACTGTACATGATGCGGTGGTACGGTGGCGCTCGTGTCATGTGTGGCCGAAAGTAGACATACAGCCCAGTGCCAAGATGCGAATTGAAGAGAAGACAGTTTGCCACTGTCACACTCTGGTCAGGGTATAGCCTGCATAATGGGGGAAAACACATTAAGATATTGCACATAACCATCCAATAACACTACTGTTTAGGAACTGTGCATGGCACAAGAATGACAAGCATTGTCTGTACATGCATGCATCAAATGTGAAATTAAATGTCAGAACTTTAACGGAATATGATATGCATATCAGAGCAAAAGGTATCGATACATAGACAGTCAGCTGTTAAATAAAGTACCATAACCACAGCATGCTGCAGTCTCTACATTGTGGTGTTATCACAAAGGCATATGCTGCTTTAATGAGATTCACATGGAAAAATACAGGACCAGTTGCACAGATTTAGTGAATATTAGATCATGTACTATTAGGAGTGTATGGACATATGGGATACAGGCACTTGCCTATGACATGAACTAGAGATTGTTAATTTCTGCTTTGACAAACTGTATTCAATGGGTCATCAGCATTATGCAGCCACTCTAGCATGAGGCTACCTCATTTTAGTAAGAAATACGGTCTACTAGTGTGCTGTCTTCCAGTGCCTTATTATCAACAAGGCATCAATGTTTCAGTGTTGTTATACAGAGCCTGATGTGCTCTTTCCTACACttgctcacccccccccccccccacatggcAATTTCTACTCCAAAAAACTATGTGTGACTCCGGTGACAAGATGCCAGGTGCACTAGGCCTGTGGTCCCCAAACTTTCTGACACCAATGACGTCTAGAACCCATTCAACAGCTACTGAAGAACCCTCAGTGAGTAATGGTGTGGGTTATCTGTGACTGTGGTTAATGAACGAATACGAAATCGAAGGAGAATTACTTCATTGAGGAAGAGACGACTCAGTGCATGTGAAACATGGGAGACTTTTGGTGTCATACTATTGCATCAGTGTAAACACACATATAGTGCACAAGCATGCCAAGCAAGTAAAATGATATGAAATAATATTTGCATCTGCCCAAACTCTCCTTCAGATGCCTGACATGAAATGCCACTTGGGAGTTCACAGTCATTCAGAGAGTGGTGCTAAATGGGTAGTTAGTGCTTCTCTATGTCTATCTTTTCCTGTTCCCCTGCTTCATGTTCTTCTAGTTCAGGGCACTGACACCACAGTTTCAGCGTAGTCTTCGAATCAGCATCGACTTTTCAATGCAACTGTGTGTGAACAATTGAGATCCGCACACCACACATGATAAACGTTCCACATACTTTCTTATACAATTAAAGCATATCTGTAATGAAGGACCTAGTGTAACTGTGCTCAGCTGTCTTTTCAGATGTCTGCACAATCTTAAAACCGACTGCTTACACTATTATATCAATTCATCCTAATCATTTGCAACCTTCGATAACTGAATTATGTCAAAAAGAAATTTATATTTTCAAAGCAAAGGCACCAAATACAGCCACCGGATTTGTTGAGTCCTGCCAAACCCAGTTATAATGAACAGGCTTTACATTAAAAGTAGGTCAATATATTAGGTAATCCTATATATCCAACCTGCCTATAACGAACCTAAACAAACTTTTGTGATGCCTTCATTATATACAGTTTTGTTATCTCCAGTGAGGAAAATAAGCAAGGAAGGAATCCAAACTACGCATAATAGGTGGTAATTTGTGCCTGTGCCTTAAACTGTTCCTCAGCGTCACTAAGCATGGCAATCTGACGGGATTCTGCTCCGAGAATCTTCTGATACACTCCCAAACATTATCGTATGCATGCTcaaaaacaaaagtaacaaaaaagaTTAGCAAAGTAACTCCACTTTTCATAGCATGCAAGCAGCTTTATGGTGCTGGCAGCAGACACTCCGAGTTCTAGATGTTCAGCATCCAATTTCTTATAAGCAAGTTATTTTACATGAGTATCGGTCAGTAAGTTTTGTGTGTTTAATATACATAATAACTCACTCTATCCAGGTGCATTATATTTGGCTTTGATTGTACTTATTATAATAACGAAACTAGAAGTGAATACTAGAGTAAACAAAATTTTTCACCGAGAATGTGTACAACCTTGTGAAAAGATTTAGGAAAATGACAAGAGCTCATGAGAAAGTTCCTACAATGACCAGAACGACAGTCTTTCAATAAGGAGAACTTCATCACGTGAGCTTAGAATTGCAACTTTTGAACAACGATAAATGGAAACTCTTGAAGCTTGCGATGACATGGTAAGTGTAATAACCATGCCACAAGATACACATTCTCAACAGCTTTCAGCAGGCTGCACTAAGATGACCCCAAAGTCATATCTGCCAACCCTCCTGAATACCACATACTAACAGTGAATGAGCCTTTAAAGTGCTGTGTGCTGCCATTGTGCTTTACAATAAAACAGCTGCATGCCGCTTTGCATATGAGTGCAGTAAAGCTAAGGGGTATACTGTAAGTGTTCACCTATGTGACATGTCTGTTTCGATTGCTGATTCGCTGGGCTGGGGTACCAGCAAGAAGGAGAGAGGCAACCCCAGCCAGTCTCCTTCTCATTGGTACAGCCAGCCAACCAGCAGTGACTGGAATGGACAGTTCGCTAGGTAAACACTTACACAATAATACCCCCCTCCCTTGGTCAATAAAGCTTGAGCAAAACATACTAGAGCTCAAGCCTGGCAGAAGTGGGCAAGTTCACAACTTAGCTACCACAACACCCATGGCACTTTTCAGAATATTTAAGGAACAGTTTGCGTGAAATGCTGCCTAAAGCAGAAGCCTTTACTAATTGGTCCATCAGCATCAAGGAATATGAGTGAG encodes the following:
- the LOC142581853 gene encoding uncharacterized protein LOC142581853 — protein: MSTPDEGMPTFRQWIARLPPFTADNIYKVYLPIAGAVSYCTFSVTVFIPELLSRLYPDQSVTVANCLLFNSHLGTGLYVYFRPHMTRAPPYHRIMYSAYQAVLFNFGSVLLWAVTKSLLPNSNLVRSLFAASTSACFLAIGMEYLEFLDTPAEEDFSASPTSPRC